The following are encoded in a window of Thermoanaerobacter ethanolicus JW 200 genomic DNA:
- the queA gene encoding tRNA preQ1(34) S-adenosylmethionine ribosyltransferase-isomerase QueA, with translation MKRSEFYFELPEELIAQEPLEDRSSSRLMVLNRKTGEVQHDIFKNITKYLKAGDCLVLNDTKVIPARLIGRRQDSGGKIEFVLLKRLSVNEWETLVKPGRRAKVGTRVVFGNGELVAEILDNTEVGGRVVRFYYEGLFEEVLDKLGEMPVPPYIKKKLKDKERYQTVYAKYEGSAAAPTAGLHFTEELLEKIRQMGVKTVFITLHVGLGTFRPVKEEIIENHKMHEEFYIVTKEAAEEINATREKGGRVIAVGTTSTRTLETVADENGYIREKSGWTDIFIYPGYKFKAIDGMITNFHLPESTLIMMVSAFAGKENIMRAYKIAIEERYRFFSFGDAMLII, from the coding sequence ATGAAACGCAGCGAGTTTTACTTTGAATTACCAGAAGAATTAATTGCACAAGAACCTTTAGAAGATAGGTCTAGTTCTCGTTTAATGGTTTTAAATAGAAAAACTGGTGAGGTTCAACACGATATTTTTAAAAATATAACAAAATATTTAAAAGCGGGAGATTGTCTTGTTTTAAATGATACAAAAGTTATTCCTGCGCGCCTTATAGGACGAAGACAAGACTCAGGAGGAAAGATAGAATTTGTTCTTTTGAAAAGATTATCAGTAAATGAGTGGGAAACGTTAGTAAAGCCTGGCAGAAGAGCTAAAGTAGGGACAAGAGTTGTTTTTGGAAATGGAGAATTGGTTGCGGAAATTTTGGACAATACAGAAGTTGGAGGAAGAGTAGTAAGATTTTATTATGAAGGTTTATTTGAAGAAGTATTAGATAAATTAGGAGAAATGCCTGTGCCACCTTATATCAAAAAGAAACTAAAAGACAAAGAGAGATATCAAACTGTCTATGCAAAATATGAAGGTTCTGCAGCTGCTCCTACTGCAGGGCTTCATTTCACAGAAGAGTTATTAGAAAAAATAAGGCAAATGGGAGTAAAAACTGTTTTTATTACCCTTCACGTAGGGTTGGGTACTTTCAGACCAGTAAAGGAAGAAATAATAGAAAATCATAAAATGCATGAAGAGTTTTACATTGTTACAAAAGAAGCAGCTGAAGAAATAAATGCTACAAGAGAAAAAGGTGGTAGAGTAATAGCTGTTGGAACTACTTCTACTCGTACTCTCGAAACTGTAGCTGATGAAAATGGCTATATAAGAGAAAAAAGTGGTTGGACTGATATTTTTATATATCCCGGTTATAAATTTAAAGCTATTGACGGCATGATAACAAATTTTCACTTACCTGAGTCCACTTTAATTATGATGGTGTCAGCTTTTGCAGGTAAAGAAAACATAATGAGGGCTTATAAAATAGCCATTGAAGAGAGATATAGATTTTTTAGCTTTGGAGATGCAATGCTTATAATTTGA
- the tgt gene encoding tRNA guanosine(34) transglycosylase Tgt — MAAIKYHLIKKDSKTKARLGILETPHGIIETPVFMPVGTQATVKSMTPEELKEIGATIILSNTYHLYLRPGHKIIEKAGGLHKFMNWDRAILTDSGGFQVFSLNSLRKITEDGVEFRSHIDGSRHFFTPEKVIEIQNALGSDIMMSFDECAPYPADYDYVKKSMELTIKWAERGKRAHKNTEKQALFGIVQGGTYEDLRKECAQRLVDMDFPGYSIGGLSVGEPKNVMYDIVDLTTEYLPEDKPRYLMGVGSPDDLIEGVIRGVDMFDCVLPTRIARNGTVFTSKGKLIVRDAPYAEDFSPLDEECDCYTCRNYSRAYIRHLFKANEILAARLATLHNLYFLIKLMGKIREAIRQDRLLEFKKEFFKKYYRNKEEY; from the coding sequence ATGGCAGCAATTAAGTATCATCTCATAAAAAAAGACAGTAAGACTAAGGCGAGATTAGGAATATTAGAGACTCCCCATGGAATTATAGAAACGCCTGTATTTATGCCAGTAGGAACACAAGCAACTGTGAAATCTATGACTCCTGAAGAATTAAAGGAAATTGGAGCGACGATTATTTTAAGCAACACTTATCATCTTTATCTAAGGCCGGGGCATAAGATTATAGAAAAAGCTGGTGGCCTTCATAAATTTATGAATTGGGATAGAGCAATTTTAACAGACAGTGGAGGATTTCAAGTTTTTAGCTTGAATTCTTTAAGAAAAATTACAGAAGACGGTGTAGAATTTAGGTCTCATATAGATGGCTCTAGGCATTTTTTTACTCCCGAAAAAGTAATAGAAATACAAAATGCTTTAGGTTCGGATATAATGATGTCTTTTGACGAGTGTGCACCTTATCCTGCAGATTACGATTATGTAAAAAAATCTATGGAACTTACTATTAAATGGGCTGAAAGGGGAAAAAGAGCCCACAAAAATACTGAAAAACAAGCTCTTTTTGGAATTGTCCAAGGAGGGACCTATGAAGATTTAAGAAAAGAGTGCGCTCAAAGATTAGTAGATATGGATTTTCCTGGATACTCTATAGGTGGATTAAGCGTAGGAGAACCAAAGAATGTAATGTACGACATTGTAGATTTAACTACAGAATATTTACCTGAAGACAAACCGAGATATCTTATGGGGGTGGGAAGTCCTGATGACCTTATAGAGGGAGTAATACGAGGAGTTGATATGTTTGACTGCGTGCTTCCGACGAGAATTGCTAGAAATGGGACAGTTTTTACCAGCAAGGGCAAATTAATAGTAAGAGATGCTCCTTATGCGGAGGACTTTTCTCCTTTAGACGAAGAATGTGATTGTTATACTTGTAGAAATTATTCAAGAGCCTATATAAGACATTTATTTAAGGCTAATGAAATTTTAGCAGCAAGGCTTGCTACTTTACATAATCTTTATTTTCTAATTAAGTTGATGGGAAAAATAAGAGAAGCTATAAGGCAAGACCGGCTGCTTGAATTTAAAAAAGAGTTTTTTAAAAAATATTATAGGAATAAGGAGGAGTATTGA
- the yajC gene encoding preprotein translocase subunit YajC → MDPQTTYVIVEMLIFIAIFYFLLILPQQRRQKKEREMLDSLKPGDEIITKSGFYGKILNIKDDVITLEMGADKVRLKIAKWAVGGVISSASDKNEKEEK, encoded by the coding sequence ATGGATCCACAAACGACTTATGTAATTGTTGAAATGCTTATTTTTATTGCAATCTTTTACTTTTTGTTGATTTTGCCCCAACAAAGGCGCCAAAAGAAAGAGAGAGAAATGCTTGATTCTTTAAAACCTGGCGATGAGATTATTACAAAAAGCGGCTTTTATGGTAAGATCTTAAACATCAAAGACGATGTGATAACTTTAGAAATGGGAGCAGATAAGGTGAGACTAAAGATTGCAAAATGGGCAGTTGGAGGAGTTATAAGCTCAGCCAGTGACAAAAACGAAAAAGAAGAAAAGTGA
- a CDS encoding TIGR04086 family membrane protein has product MKGRFGMEKGTGINITGIFTGVLIAYIITLSFFIIYALLLTFTAVSELTLPTLTLLITIIGIVLSGALSARHTTNKGWLNGGIAGILYVTIMLVLGAFFVKELGPTSSWAVKYAWGAVLGALGGMIGINL; this is encoded by the coding sequence TTGAAGGGAAGGTTTGGCATGGAAAAGGGAACTGGCATAAATATTACTGGAATTTTTACAGGAGTTTTAATAGCTTACATTATCACTCTTAGTTTTTTCATAATTTACGCTTTGCTTTTGACCTTTACAGCTGTATCTGAATTAACTTTACCTACCCTTACTTTATTAATAACCATAATAGGTATAGTTTTATCAGGTGCCTTATCTGCAAGGCATACCACCAACAAGGGTTGGCTAAATGGAGGAATTGCTGGTATTTTATATGTAACCATTATGTTAGTTTTAGGAGCATTTTTTGTAAAAGAATTAGGGCCTACTTCTTCTTGGGCAGTAAAATACGCTTGGGGAGCTGTTTTAGGAGCTTTAGGTGGTATGATAGGCATCAATTTATAG
- the scfA gene encoding six-cysteine ranthipeptide SCIFF has protein sequence MKHVITINRPTLKNSLKKPGCGECQASCQSACKTSCTVANQECQY, from the coding sequence ATGAAGCATGTTATAACAATTAACAGGCCAACGTTAAAAAATAGCTTAAAAAAGCCAGGCTGTGGCGAATGCCAGGCATCTTGTCAATCAGCTTGTAAAACATCTTGCACTGTAGCAAACCAAGAATGTCAATACTAA